GGCCGCCGGTCGCGCCGTGCTGGACCTGCTGGCTGGGGAACACCCCCGGTCCACCAGCTTCCAGTGCACGTTCCACCCGGGCGCCACCACCGCCCGCCCCGCCTGACCCCACCCCCGCCGTCCAGCAGGCGCGGCCCAAGCCTTGGGTGTTGATCATGGGAAGGGTGCGGTTTTCGCGGCGCGAAAACCGCACCCTTCCCATGATCAACTTCAGCGGTTGGGGGCGCGCCGGCACACCCCCGCGGGGTCGCGGACGCGGTCAGGCCAGGGCGGTACGCAGCTCGTCCACGGTCCGGGCGGCGGCGTCGCGCAGCTTGCGCACCGAGGGCCCGGCGCCGAGCACCTGGCGGGAGGTGCTGGGCAGCAGCGCCCCGTGCGCATCGGCGAAAATGCGGCGCAGATCCTGCGCGGTCGCGCCCTGCGCACCCAGGCCCGGGGCCAGCATCGGGCCGTTCACCCCGGACAGGTCGACGCCGGTCCGGCCGATCGTCGCGCCCACCACCAGGCCGATGGAGCCGATCGGGTCGTCGCCGGCGTTGAGCGCGCCGACCTGGTCGATGATCGACTGGGCGACGGTCTTCTCGTCCTGGCCCAGCGCGTGCTGCACCTGCTGGCCCTCCGGATTGGAGGTCAGGGCCAGCACGAACAGGCCGCGGCCCTCGGCCAGCGCGACGTCCACGGTGGGCAGCAGCGAACCGAACCCCAGGTACGGCGAGACGGTCAACGCGTCGGCGGCCAGCGGCGCTTCGTGGGTGAGGTACGCGGCGGCGTAGGCGGCCATGGTGGAACCGATGTCGCCGCGCTTGCCGTCCAAGATGCTCAGCGCGCCGGCCTCGCGGCAGGAGGTGAGCACCTCCTCCAGCACGGCGATGCCGGCCGCACCGTGCGCCTCGAAGAACGCCGACTGCGGCTTGAGCACGGCCACCGTCGGGCCGAGGGCCTCCACGACTGTCATCGCGAACCGCTCCAGACCGCCGGCGTCGTCCGGCAGGTCCCAGGCCTGCAGCAGGCCGGGGTGCGGGTCGATGCCCACGCACAGGGGGCCGCGGGCGTCGATCGCGGCAACCAGGCGGTGGCCGAACGGCTCGGTGATCGTCATGCTGGCGATCTTCTCATCGCGACCTCACGCCCGCGCCCCGCCGGTGGCCGACCGGGCCGCGAGGAAGTCGATGGTCGGCGCGAGCTGGTCCCGCGCCCCGAACGGGACGGCCAGGAACTCGGTGACGCCGGCGGCCGCGAGCCGGTCGAGGCCGGCCGCCAGCACGTCCTCGTCGCCGACGATCGCCAGGTCGGCCGGACCGTCGGCCCCCTCCCGGTCGAGCATGGCGCGGTAGTTGGGCAGCTGCCCGTAGACGGCGAACTGGCGGGCGGCCCGCTCCCGGGCCGCCGCGGGGTCGTCGGTCAGGCAGATCGGCAGGCCGGCCACCACCCGGGGCGCCGGCCGGCCGGCCTCCGCGGCGGCCTCGGTCAGCACCGGAACCGTATGCCGGGCCAGGGTTTCCGGGCCGGTCATCCAGGTGACGGTGCCGTCGGTCAGCCGCCCGGCCAAGCGCAGCATCACCGGTCCGAGGGCCGCCACCAGCACGGACGGCGGCTCCGACCCGGGGATGGTCAGCCGGGCGTTCACCCGCATCGTCTCGCCGGTGAAGTCGACCCGCTCACCCCGCAGCAGCCCGCCGAGCACGGTCAGGTACTCGCGCATGTGCCGGGCCGGCTTGGTGTAGTCCAGGCCGAACATGTCCTCGATCACCGAGCGGTGGCTGGGCCCGACCCCCAGGGTCAACCGGCCGCCAGTCAGCGCCTGCACGGTCAACGCCTGCGCCGCCAGCGCGGTGGGATGGCGCGGGTAGGTGGGCACGACGGCGGTCCCGAACTCGATGCCCGGCAGCTGGGCGCCGGCGACCGCCAGCATGGTCAGCGCGTCGGCACCGAAGATCTGGGCCAGCCAGACACTGCCCGCGCCGCGCTCGGCCAGCGACCGGATCTGCTCGATCTGGTCGCCCGGGGCACTGCCTCGGCCGGCGATGTCCCCGACCCCGATGCCGATTCTCATGGTGGACGACGGTAGTCCGATCCGATCGCGCCGGGCGGCTCAGCGGGCGGCGATGGCCTTGTTCAACGAGGTCACCAGCGGCGGCCCGCCGAAGATGAACCCGGTGTAGAGCTGCAGCAGGCTGGCCCCGGCGTCGAGCATGCGCAGCCCGTCGTCGACCGTGCCGATGCCGCCGACGCCGATCACCGGCAGGTCGCAGTGGGCGGTGACGAAGCGGACCACTTCCAGCGATCGGGGGGCCAGCGGCCGCCCGGACAGCCCACCGGCTTCCGCGGCGGTGGCCGCGTCGCCGGCAGCCAGGCCCGGCCGGGTCAAGGTGGTGTTGGTGGCGATCAGCCCGGCGATGCCGCGGTCCACGCAGACCTCCAGCAGGTCGGCGATGGCCTGATCGGTCAGGTCGGGGGCGATCTTGACCAGCACCGGGACCGGCGTGCGCCGCTGCCCCAGCGACCAGGCCAGGCTGCCCGCCTCGGTGGTCAGCGCGGCCAGCAGCTCGTCCAGCGGGGCCCGATCCTGCAGGGTGCGCAGGCCCGGGGTGTTCGGGCTGGAGACGTTGACCGCGATGTAGTCCGCGAACGGGTAGACGGCGCGCAGCGAGGTCAGGTAGTCGCCGACGGCTTCGTCCACCGGAGTGATCTTGGACTTGCCCAGCGAGATGCCCAGCGGCACGCCGATCCGGCCGGTGGTGGCCAGCCGGGCGGCCAGCGCCTGCGCCCCGGAGTTGTTGAACCCCATCCGGTTGATGATCGCGCCGGAGGCGGGCAGCCGGAACAGCCGCGGCCGCGGGTTGCCCGGCTGCGGGTGCGCGGTGACGGTGCCGACCTCGACGTGACCGAAACCCAGGGCCGGCCAGGCCTTCAGGGCCACGCCGTCCTTGTCCATGCCCGCCGCCAACCCGACGGCGGACGGGAAGTCCACCCCGAAGACGGTGCGCGGGCTGGGGTGTCGACGGCGCAGGCCGCCCAGCAGGCGCAGCGCCGGGGCCGACCGGGACACCCGGGCCAGCGCGGACAGGGTCCGGTGGTGGACCACCTCCGGGTCACCCTTGCCCATCCGGAACAGCACCGGCCGGGCCACCCGCCGGTAGGCCACGCCGCCGACGCTCATCGCACTCCCCCGACCGGCATCACGCTCAGCCGGCCCATTCCCGGATCGCCCGCATCCGGCTGTGCAGCACCTGCAGCGGGGCCACCCCGACGTCCGAGCGGGTCAGCGCCTCGATGCCCTGGATGGCGGCGGCCGCCCCGGCGACCGTGGTGATGCAGGGGATGTCCGCGGCCACCGCGGCGGTGCGGATCTCGTACCCGTCGATGCGCGGCCCGGACTGGCCGTACGGGGTGTTGATCACCAGGTCGATCTTGCCGGCCCGGATCAGGTCGACCACCGTGCCCTCGCCGGTGCCCCGGTCCTGGAAGTACTTGGCCACCACCTCGACGTCCATGCCGTTGCGCTGCAACATCTCCGCGGTGCCCTCGGTGGCCACGATCTTGAAGCCGAGGTCGGCCAGACGCTTCACCGGGAAGACCATCGAGCGCTTGTCGGCGTTGGCCACCGAGACGAACACGGTGCCCTTGGTCGGCAGCGACCCGTAGGCGGCGGTCTGCGATTTCGCGAACGCCGGCCCGAAACTGGTGTCCACGCCCATCACCTCACCGGTGGAGCGCATCTCCGGCCCGAGCAGCGAGTCGACCCCGCTGCCGTCGGCCCGGCGGAACCGGTGGAACGGCAGCACCGCTTCCTTCACCGCGACCGGCGCGCCGACCGGCAGGGTGCCGCCGTCGCCGGAGGCCGGCAGCATGCCTTCCTCCCGCAGCTGCGCGATGGTGGCGCCGAGCATGATCCGGGAGGCGGCCATGGCCAGCGGCACCGCGGTGGCCTTGGACGAGAACGGCACGGTGCGCGACGCTCTCGGGTTGGCCTCGAGCACGTAGAGCACCTCGTCCTTGAGCGCGTACTGCACGTTCAGCAGCCCGCGCACCCCCACCCCCAGGGCGATGGCCTCGGTGTGCGCGCGGACCTTGGCGATGTCGCTGCGGCCCAGGGTGATCGGCGGCAGCACGCAGGCCGAGTCGCCGGAATGGATGCCGGCCTCCTCGATGTGCTCCATCACCCCGCCCAGGTACACCTCGGTGCCGTCGCACAGGGCGTCGACGTCGATCTCCAGGGCGTCGTCGAGGAACTTGTCGACCATGACCGGCCGGTCGGCCGAGACCTCGGTCGCCCGGGAGATGTAGTCGGCCAGCGACGGCTCGTCGTAGACGATCTCCATGCCGCGGCCGCCGAGCACGTAGGACGGGCGGACCAGCACCGGGTAGCCGATCGTCGAGGCCACCGCCTGCGCATCCGGGAAGGACACCGCCATCCCGTAGGCCGGCGCGGGCAGCCCGGCCTCGCGCAGCAGGGTGCCGAAGCGGTCCCGGTCCTCGGCCAGGTCGATCGCGTCCGGCGAGGTGCCCAGGATGGTCACGCCGGCCTGCTGCAGCTCGGCCGCCAGCTTCAGCGGCGTCTGCCCGCCCAGGGTCGGGATCACCCCGGCCACCGTGCCGGACTGCCGCTCGGCGTGGATGACCTCGAGCACGTCCTCGACCGTCAGCGGCTCGAAGTAGAGCCGGTCGGAGGTGTCGTAGTCGGTGGACACGGTCTCCGGATTGCAGTTGACCATCACGGTCTCGTACCCGGCCGCCCGCAGCGCCAGGGCCGCGTGCACGCAGGAGTAGTCGAACTCGATGCCCTGCCCGATCCGGTTCGGACCCGAGCCCAGGATGATCACCTTGGGCTTCTCGGTCTGCGGCGCGACCTCTGATTCGGCCGCCGCGTCGGTCTCGTACGCCGAGTAGTGGTACGGGGTGGTGGCCGCGAACTCGGCCGCGCAGGTGTCCACCGTCTTGTAGACCGGGCGGATCCCGTTGGCCCAGCGGTACTCCCGCACCTGCTGCTCGTCGGCGACATCGGCGCGCAGCGCGGCGATCTGCCGGTCGGACAGGCCGTAGCGCTTGGCCTTGCGGACCAGCTCGGGGGTCAGCGCCGGGGCGTCGCGCACCGTGTGGCCGACCTGCCGGACCAGGTCCATCTGGTCCAGGAACCACGGGTCGATCCGGGTCGCCGCGTGCAGCTGCTCGACCGTGGCCCCCGCTTCCAGCGCCTGCATGACGCCGTAGACCCGGCCGTCCAGCGGGGTTTTCAGGTGCTCCAGCAGCGCGGCCAGCTCGACGTCCGCGGCCGGGGCGGTCCAGAAACCGCCCGCCTTGGTCTCCATCGAGCGCATCGCCTTGCCCAGCGACTCGGCGAACGAGCGGCCGATGGCCATGGCCTCGCCGACCGACTTCATGGTCGTGGTCAGCGTGGGGTCGGCGCCCGGGAACTTCTCGAAGGCAAAGCGCGGGATCTTGGTGACCACGTAGTCCAGCGTCGGCTCGAACGCGGCCGGGGTGGCCCTGGTGATGTCGTTGGCGATCTCGTCCAGGGTGTAGCCGATGGCCAGCTTGGCGGCGATCTTGGCGATCGGGAAGCCGGTGGCCTTGGAGGCCAGTGCCGACGAGCGGGAGACCCGGGGGTTCATCTCGATGACGATGATCCGCCCGTTCTCCGGGTTGACCGCGAACTGGATGTTGCAGCCGCCGGTGGCCACGCCGACCGCGCGCAGGATGGCCAGGCCCAGGTCACGCATCCGCTGATACTCGCGGTCGGTCAGCGTCATCGACGGGGCGACGGTGATCGAGTCACCGGTGTGCACGCCCATCGGGTCCAGGTTCTCGATGGAGCAGACGACGACCGCGTTGTCGTGGCCGTCGCGCATCAGCTCCAGCTCGAACTCCTTCCAGCCCAGCACGCTCTCCTCGATCAGCACCGAGGCGTGCACGTTCTGGTTGCCGTCCCCGGGACCGAAGGAGGCCTGCGAGGCGGCCAGCCCGCCGCCCGCGATCCGCTCGACATCGGCGTCGGTGTAGGCCATCCCGGAACCCAGGCCGCCCATGGTGAAGGACGGCCGGACGACCACCGGCAGGCCGAGCTCGGCGACCGCGGCCCGGACCTCGTCCATCGTGTGGCAGACCGCGGAGCGCGGCACGTCGCCGCCGACGGCCCGGACCACGTCCTTGAAGATCTGCCGGTCCTCACCCCGGTTGATGGCCGGGATGTCGGCGCCGATCAGCTCGACCCCGTACTTGTCCAGCACGCCCCGCTCGTCCAGCGCGATCGCGGTGTTCAGCGCGGTCTGCCCGCCCAGGGTGGCCAGCACGGCGTCGATCCGGTGCCCGCGGGCCTGCTGGTCGGCCAGCAGCTTTTCCACGAACTCGGCGTTGATCGGCTCGATGTAGGTGGCGTCGGCGAACTCCGGATCGGTCATGATCGTGGCCGGATTGGAGTTGATCAGTGAGACCCGGATGCCCTCCTCCCGCAGCACCCGGCAGGCCTGGGTGCCCGAGTAGTCGAACTCGCAGGCCTGCCCGATGACGATCGGGCCGGAGCCGATCACCAGGACGTGATTGATGTCGGTACGGCGAGGCATCAGGCAGAAACCTTCCCAGTGGCGGACTTCGTGCTCGCGGCTGGGCCGGCCGCCGCTCCGGTGGCCATCAGCTCGACGAACCGGTCGAACAGGTAGCCGGCGTCGTGCGGGCCGGCTGCCGCCTCCGGATGGAACTGCACCGAGAAGGCCTGCCGATCAAGGCATTCCAACCCCTCGACGACGCCGTCGTTCAGGCAGCTGAAGGCGACCTGGACCCGGCCGAACTCGGTGTCGCTGACCCGGTCGATCGGCGCGTCCACCGCGAAGCCGTGGTTGTGCGCGGTGACCAGCACCCGGCCGGTCGCGTGGTCGCGCACCGGCTGGTTGATGCCGCGGTGCCCGAACTTGAGCTTGAACGTGCCGAAACCCAGGGCCCGGCCCAGGATCTGGTTGCCGAAGCAGATGCCGAACAGCGGGATCCCGGCGGTCAGGACGTCCCGGGTCAGCGCGACCATGGCGTCGGCGGTGGCCGGGTCGCCCGGGCCGTTGGACAGGAACACCCCGTCCACGCCGAGCGCGCGGATCTGCTCGATGGTGGTGGTCGCGGGCAGCACGTGCGTGCGGATGCCGCGCGCGGCCAGCATTCTCGGCGTGTTCGCCTTGATGCCCAGGTCGATCGCGGCGACCGCGAAGCGCTCGGTCCCGTCGGCCGGGATGACGTGGCCCGCCTCGGTGCTGACCTCGCCGGTCAGGTCGGCGCCGGCCATCGACGGCTGGGCCCGCACCTGCTCGAGCATGGCCGCCACCGTCAGCTCCGGGGTGCCGACCTGGTCACCGGCGAAGATGCCGCAGCGCATGGCGCCCGCGGTGCGCAGCCGGCGGGTGAGCGCCCGGGTGTCCACCCCGGCGATGCCGACGATGCCCTGCCGGGCCATCTCTTCCGGCAGCGAGGAGGTCGCGCGCCAGTTCGACGGCCGCGGGGCCAGGTCGCGGACCACGAACCCGGCCACCCAGATGGCGCCGGACTCGTCGTCGGACACCCCGTACCCGGCGCCGTCGGCCGATCCGGAGCCGGCCACCCAGCCGGTGTTGCCGATCTGCGGTGCGGTGGCCACCACGACCTGGCGGCGGTAGGACGGGTCGGTCAGCGTCTCCTGGTAGCCGGTCATCCCGGTGGTGAACACCGCCTCGCCGAAGGCGGTCCCCGACGCGCCGAAACCCTCGCCGTGGTAGACGGTGCCGTCTTCCAGGACCAGTACGGCCGGTGCGCTCATGTGGTCGCCTCCTCGCTCTTGCCGGGGTTGCCGGCCAGCAGATCCTTGGCCGCGACCAGGAACTCGGCCTGGCTGTCGCGGTCGTCGGCCCGCAGGCCGCTGTCCAGTTCGCTGGACCCGAGCCGCCAGCGGATGATCAGGATGCCGTCGGCCTGGGCCATCACCTTGCCGGCGATGCCGGGCGCGGTGGTGACCTCGATCAGGTCCTGGACGGGCACGAAGATCGGGTCGGCGCCGTCCCGGTCGATCAGGATGCCGTCGTCGGTCAGCCGGACCAGGGCGTCGGCCCGCACGCCCAGCCCGCGGGCGACGATCCGGTCCTGCCAGTGGCCGGCGGTCGTGGTCGAGACGTACAGCCCGGTCAGCGGCGGGGTCCGCACCTCGCCGAGCGTGTTGGGCACGGTCGGCAGCTCGGGCAGGCTGGACTGCCGCCCGCCGCGGTGCCGCCAGCCGACCCACATGCCCCAGGCGGCCAGCACGCAGACCAGGGCCAGACCCACGACCCACAGGGTGCGTTCCATCAGCTCTCCGCTCCCAGGGCCACGCCGGCCGACGCGGTCCGCCGGCCCCGCAGGTAGGTGGCGACGACCCGGCCGGGCAGCTCCATCCCCTCGAAGGGGGTGTTGCGGGACAGCGAGGCGAAGTCCGCGCCGCGCACCGTCCAGCTCGCCTGCGGGTCCAGGAGCACCAGGTTGGCCGGCTCGCCGGCGGCGATCGGCCGGCCCTGGTCGGTCAGGCCGCCGATCCGGGCCGGCGCCTCGGCCATCACCCGGGCCACCCCGCGCCAGTCCAGCAGGCCGGTGCGGACCATCGTGGCGATGACCACCGAGAGCGCGGTCTGCAGCCCGAGCATGCCGGGACTGGCGTTGTCCCACTCGGTTTCCTTGTCCTGGCTGGCGTGCGGGGCGTGGTCGGTGGCCACGATGTCGATCACGCCGGTGGCCAGCCCCGTCCGCAGAGCGCGCACGTCGGCCTCGGTCCGCAGCGGCGGGTTCACCTTGAACACCGGGTCGTAGCCCTGCGCCCGCTCGTCGGTGAGCAGCAGGTGGTGCGGGGTCACCTCGGCGGTGACGTTCGTGCCGCGCTTCTTGGCCGCGGCCACCACCTCCACACTGCCCGCGGTGGACAGGTGGCACACGTGCAGCCGGGAGCCGACGTGGTCGGTGAGCAGGCAGTCGCGGGCGATGATCGCCTCTTCGGCCACCGCCGGCCAGCCGGTCAGACCGAGCCGGGCGGACACCTCCCCCTCGTGCATCTGCGCGCCCTGGGTCAGACGCGGTTCCTGCGCGTGCTGGGCGATCACCCCGCCGAACGCCTTGACGTACTCCAGGGCCCGGCGCATCAGCAGCGGGTCGGAGACGCAGTCACCGTCGTCGGAGAACACCCGCACCCGCGCCGCCGAGGTGGCCATCGCGGCCAGCTCGGCCAGCTTCTGGCCCTTGCGGCCGACGGTGACCGCGCCGATCGGGTGCACGTCGACCAGTCCGGTCTGCTCGCCGAGCCGCAGCACCTGCTCGACGACCCCGGCGGTGTCCGCGGTCGGGTCGGTGTTGGGCATGGCGAACACCGCGGTGTAGCCGCCGAGCGCGGCCGCGGCCGACCCGGTGGCCACCGTCTCGGCGTCCTCCCGGCCCGGCTCGCGCAGGTGGGTGTGCAGGTCGACCAGGCCGGGCAGCACGACCAGCCCGGCCGCGTCCACCACCTCGGCGTCCCGGGCCCGCGGGTCGGCGGCGGCGTCGGCCCCGACGGCGGCGATCACCCCGTCCACCACCAGGATGTCGGCGGGCTGTTCCCCGTACGGGGCCCCACCGGTGATCAACACGCTCACAGCGCCGCCCTCCCGGGGCACCTCGCAGGCTCGGTCGCCCCGAGGGCGCCGCTCCTGTGCCTATGGTTCGCTCGGCCAGCCTCGCTCACAATCCACCATCCATCTCGCCGGAGAGCAGCAGATACAGCACGGCCATCCGCACGGTCACCCCGTTGGCGACCTGCTCGACGATCACCGAGTTGACCCCGTCGGCCACGCCCGGGGTGATCTCCATGCCCCGGTTCATCGGGCCGGGGTGCATGACGATTGCGTCGTCGGCCAGCAGCGCGCGGCGCCGTTCGTCCAGCCCGTACCCGCGGCTGTACTCGCGCTCGGTCGGGAAGAACGCGCCGCTCATCCGCTCCCGCTGCACCCGCAGCATCATCACGGCATCGGCCCCGGTCAGCGCGCCGTCCAGGTCGTAGGACACCTGCGCGGGCCAGGCGTCCACCCCGACCGGGACCAGGGTGGGCGGCGCAACCAGGGTGACCTGCGCGCCCAGGGTGGACAGCAGCAGCACGTTGGACCGGGCCACCCGCGAGTGCAGCACGTCGCCGACCACCACGATCCGCCGGCCGTCCAGCCGGCCCAGGTGCCGGCGCAGGGTGAAGGCGTCCAGCAACGCCTGGGTGGGGTGCTCGTGGGTGCCGTCGCCGGCGTTGATCACGTGCCCGTCCACCCAGCCGGAGAGCTGCTGCGGCGCCCCGGAGGCCGAGTGCCGGCAGACGACGGCGTCGGCGCCCATGGCCTGCAGGGTCCAGGCGGTGTCCTTGAGCGACTCGCCCTTGGACACCGACGAACCCTTGGCCGAGAAGTTGATGACGTCGGCGGACAGGCGCTTGGCGGCCAGCTCGAACGAGATCCGGGTCCGGGTGGAGTCCTCGAAGAACAGGTTGACCACGGTGCGCCCGCGCAGGGTGGGCAGCTTGCGCACCTCCCGGCCGGCCATCGCCTGGTCGATCCGCTCGGCGGTGTCCAGGATCAGCTCGGCCGAGCCGCGGGTCAGGTCGCCGGCCGAGAGCAGGTGCCGCGGCATGGTCGGCACGACGGGCTCGTTCGACCCGGTCGGGGCGGCCGCCGCGCCCGGCGCCCCGGTCGGGGCGGTCGAGGTCGGGGTCGGGCGAGCGGTGGGCACGTGCGCAGCGGTCGTCGTCATGACGTCCCTTCCCCGGGCAGTCCGGTGATCTCCTCGCGGGTGGGCACGGCGCGGGCCAGCTCGACGCTGTCCAGCCCGTCGATCTCGACCAGGTGCACAGCAACGTCGTCGCCGAAGGCGGTCGGGATGTTCTTGCCCACGTAGTCGGCCCGGATCGGCAGCTGCCGGTGGCCGCGGTCGACCAGGACGGCGAGCTGCACGACCGCCGGCCGGCCGTGATCGCGCAGCGCGTCCAGGGCGGCCCGGATGGTGCGCCCGGAGTACAGGACGTCGTCGACCAGGACGACGGTGGCGTTGTCCAGCCCGCCGGCCGGGATCCGCGTCTCCTCCAGCGCCCGGGGCGGGCGGCGGCGCAGGTCGTCGCGGTAGAGAGTGATGTCCAGGGAACCGACCGGGATCGGGCGGCCGGTGAAGGCGGTGAGCCGGTCGGCCAGGCGCTTGGCCAGGTGGACCCCGCGGGTCGGGATGCCGAGCAGGACGATGGGCTGCTCGCCGTTGCGTTCGAGGATCTGGTGGGCGATCCGGTCGATGGTCCGGGCGATCTGGGCGCCGCCCAGAATCTCGGTGAGGATCTCGGGTGCGCCGGCCACGGGCTGGGCCACCGACTGGGCCACGGACCGAGCGCTGGACGTGCTGGCCTGAGCAGGACGCGCGTGCACCTGGTGCAGACCTCCTTTCCCGCCTCACTGGACGGTCCTTAAAGGGTGGTCGACGGGCAATGCTACCAACGGATTCCGGGGCGCCCGAGCCATCGCGCAACGGTGCCGAGGAATCCGGACGAACGGGATGTCACTGGCATGCTGGACGTGAGTGCGACTACTCTGCGTATACACTTCCAAGTTGCGTCACCGTACTCGCACCATCCAGCTTCAGGGAGCCGTCAATGACCCAGGACTACGCCCACGCCCTGGGCGCCCGTTTGCGCGCGATCCGGGCCCAGCAGGGCCTGAGCCTGCACGGGGTCGAGGAGAAGTCAGAGGGTCGTTGGAAGGCCGTCGTGGTCGGCTCCTACGAGCGGGGCGACCGGGCCGTCACCGTGGCCAAGTTGGCCGAACTGGCGGAGTTCTACGGGGTGCCGGTGGCCGAACTGCTGCCCGACGCGCGGGCCACCCGGCGCGGCGCGCCGAGCCCCAAGCTGGTCATCGACCTGCAGCGGCTGGCCGAACTGCCCACCCATCAGGCGGGCCCGCTGGCCCGGTACGCGGCCGCCATCCAGTCCCAGCGCGGCGACTACAACGGCAAGGTGCTGACCATCAGGTCCGAGGATTTGCGATCACTGGCCGTGATCTATGACATGACCGCGGAGGACCTGACCGACCAGTTGGTCTCCTGGGGCGTGCTGCCGGCCGGCACCGAGCTGAGCGACTGAGTCCGGCCGTCGGACCTGACCCGGCCGCGTGGCCCGGCCGGGTCAGGCGCCGCGCAGCTGCGGCGTGATCGCCGCGATCTGCCCGAGCACCCCGTTGACGAAGCGCGGCGAATCGTCGGTGGACAGGATCTTGGCCGAGTCCACCGCCTCGTTGACCACGACCGCCGGCGGCACCTCGGTGGAGTAGAGCAACTCGTAGACCGCGATCCGCAGGATCGCCCGGTCCACCGCCGGCATCCGATCGACGGTCCAGCCGCGGGAATG
This genomic window from Nakamurella multipartita DSM 44233 contains:
- the pyrF gene encoding orotidine-5'-phosphate decarboxylase, with translation MTITEPFGHRLVAAIDARGPLCVGIDPHPGLLQAWDLPDDAGGLERFAMTVVEALGPTVAVLKPQSAFFEAHGAAGIAVLEEVLTSCREAGALSILDGKRGDIGSTMAAYAAAYLTHEAPLAADALTVSPYLGFGSLLPTVDVALAEGRGLFVLALTSNPEGQQVQHALGQDEKTVAQSIIDQVGALNAGDDPIGSIGLVVGATIGRTGVDLSGVNGPMLAPGLGAQGATAQDLRRIFADAHGALLPSTSRQVLGAGPSVRKLRDAAARTVDELRTALA
- a CDS encoding LLM class F420-dependent oxidoreductase, with amino-acid sequence MRIGIGVGDIAGRGSAPGDQIEQIRSLAERGAGSVWLAQIFGADALTMLAVAGAQLPGIEFGTAVVPTYPRHPTALAAQALTVQALTGGRLTLGVGPSHRSVIEDMFGLDYTKPARHMREYLTVLGGLLRGERVDFTGETMRVNARLTIPGSEPPSVLVAALGPVMLRLAGRLTDGTVTWMTGPETLARHTVPVLTEAAAEAGRPAPRVVAGLPICLTDDPAAARERAARQFAVYGQLPNYRAMLDREGADGPADLAIVGDEDVLAAGLDRLAAAGVTEFLAVPFGARDQLAPTIDFLAARSATGGARA
- a CDS encoding quinone-dependent dihydroorotate dehydrogenase — its product is MAYRRVARPVLFRMGKGDPEVVHHRTLSALARVSRSAPALRLLGGLRRRHPSPRTVFGVDFPSAVGLAAGMDKDGVALKAWPALGFGHVEVGTVTAHPQPGNPRPRLFRLPASGAIINRMGFNNSGAQALAARLATTGRIGVPLGISLGKSKITPVDEAVGDYLTSLRAVYPFADYIAVNVSSPNTPGLRTLQDRAPLDELLAALTTEAGSLAWSLGQRRTPVPVLVKIAPDLTDQAIADLLEVCVDRGIAGLIATNTTLTRPGLAAGDAATAAEAGGLSGRPLAPRSLEVVRFVTAHCDLPVIGVGGIGTVDDGLRMLDAGASLLQLYTGFIFGGPPLVTSLNKAIAAR
- the carB gene encoding carbamoyl-phosphate synthase large subunit; protein product: MPRRTDINHVLVIGSGPIVIGQACEFDYSGTQACRVLREEGIRVSLINSNPATIMTDPEFADATYIEPINAEFVEKLLADQQARGHRIDAVLATLGGQTALNTAIALDERGVLDKYGVELIGADIPAINRGEDRQIFKDVVRAVGGDVPRSAVCHTMDEVRAAVAELGLPVVVRPSFTMGGLGSGMAYTDADVERIAGGGLAASQASFGPGDGNQNVHASVLIEESVLGWKEFELELMRDGHDNAVVVCSIENLDPMGVHTGDSITVAPSMTLTDREYQRMRDLGLAILRAVGVATGGCNIQFAVNPENGRIIVIEMNPRVSRSSALASKATGFPIAKIAAKLAIGYTLDEIANDITRATPAAFEPTLDYVVTKIPRFAFEKFPGADPTLTTTMKSVGEAMAIGRSFAESLGKAMRSMETKAGGFWTAPAADVELAALLEHLKTPLDGRVYGVMQALEAGATVEQLHAATRIDPWFLDQMDLVRQVGHTVRDAPALTPELVRKAKRYGLSDRQIAALRADVADEQQVREYRWANGIRPVYKTVDTCAAEFAATTPYHYSAYETDAAAESEVAPQTEKPKVIILGSGPNRIGQGIEFDYSCVHAALALRAAGYETVMVNCNPETVSTDYDTSDRLYFEPLTVEDVLEVIHAERQSGTVAGVIPTLGGQTPLKLAAELQQAGVTILGTSPDAIDLAEDRDRFGTLLREAGLPAPAYGMAVSFPDAQAVASTIGYPVLVRPSYVLGGRGMEIVYDEPSLADYISRATEVSADRPVMVDKFLDDALEIDVDALCDGTEVYLGGVMEHIEEAGIHSGDSACVLPPITLGRSDIAKVRAHTEAIALGVGVRGLLNVQYALKDEVLYVLEANPRASRTVPFSSKATAVPLAMAASRIMLGATIAQLREEGMLPASGDGGTLPVGAPVAVKEAVLPFHRFRRADGSGVDSLLGPEMRSTGEVMGVDTSFGPAFAKSQTAAYGSLPTKGTVFVSVANADKRSMVFPVKRLADLGFKIVATEGTAEMLQRNGMDVEVVAKYFQDRGTGEGTVVDLIRAGKIDLVINTPYGQSGPRIDGYEIRTAAVAADIPCITTVAGAAAAIQGIEALTRSDVGVAPLQVLHSRMRAIREWAG
- the carA gene encoding glutamine-hydrolyzing carbamoyl-phosphate synthase small subunit, with amino-acid sequence MSAPAVLVLEDGTVYHGEGFGASGTAFGEAVFTTGMTGYQETLTDPSYRRQVVVATAPQIGNTGWVAGSGSADGAGYGVSDDESGAIWVAGFVVRDLAPRPSNWRATSSLPEEMARQGIVGIAGVDTRALTRRLRTAGAMRCGIFAGDQVGTPELTVAAMLEQVRAQPSMAGADLTGEVSTEAGHVIPADGTERFAVAAIDLGIKANTPRMLAARGIRTHVLPATTTIEQIRALGVDGVFLSNGPGDPATADAMVALTRDVLTAGIPLFGICFGNQILGRALGFGTFKLKFGHRGINQPVRDHATGRVLVTAHNHGFAVDAPIDRVSDTEFGRVQVAFSCLNDGVVEGLECLDRQAFSVQFHPEAAAGPHDAGYLFDRFVELMATGAAAGPAASTKSATGKVSA
- a CDS encoding PH-like domain-containing protein yields the protein MERTLWVVGLALVCVLAAWGMWVGWRHRGGRQSSLPELPTVPNTLGEVRTPPLTGLYVSTTTAGHWQDRIVARGLGVRADALVRLTDDGILIDRDGADPIFVPVQDLIEVTTAPGIAGKVMAQADGILIIRWRLGSSELDSGLRADDRDSQAEFLVAAKDLLAGNPGKSEEATT
- a CDS encoding dihydroorotase; the encoded protein is MSVLITGGAPYGEQPADILVVDGVIAAVGADAAADPRARDAEVVDAAGLVVLPGLVDLHTHLREPGREDAETVATGSAAAALGGYTAVFAMPNTDPTADTAGVVEQVLRLGEQTGLVDVHPIGAVTVGRKGQKLAELAAMATSAARVRVFSDDGDCVSDPLLMRRALEYVKAFGGVIAQHAQEPRLTQGAQMHEGEVSARLGLTGWPAVAEEAIIARDCLLTDHVGSRLHVCHLSTAGSVEVVAAAKKRGTNVTAEVTPHHLLLTDERAQGYDPVFKVNPPLRTEADVRALRTGLATGVIDIVATDHAPHASQDKETEWDNASPGMLGLQTALSVVIATMVRTGLLDWRGVARVMAEAPARIGGLTDQGRPIAAGEPANLVLLDPQASWTVRGADFASLSRNTPFEGMELPGRVVATYLRGRRTASAGVALGAES